A region from the Aegilops tauschii subsp. strangulata cultivar AL8/78 chromosome 5, Aet v6.0, whole genome shotgun sequence genome encodes:
- the LOC141022728 gene encoding uncharacterized protein: MADGKLDPPAGYAFDPAEHELITKFLRPRIADAFFASRLIHEFDAYSAAPGDLVEMYQHAQGTDKGDGKGGVWYFFTPARRHQTKGGRGGGRRQRGVADAGEGYYWHSEKGGIPVLDNQGKLVGHRRNLSYVKKLPGEKERIRIGWCMNEYSDDKQDGLVLCKVCVSRHRSETTYHEVINAPGSRKRKAADVQHPDAPRPQTPRRQEPPIVQQPGMLHEYGRWFMSDEGETFLPPGAVDDGSVDPGGFFTDDMLQDFPVLHDAVVAQGFLPGKLDGEVQEGTSAADDEDEAFRCTLDELLGLCDDTTVLV, encoded by the coding sequence GTTCCTCCGCCCACGGATCGCCGACGCCTTCTTCGCCAGCCGCCTCATCCACGAGTTCGACGCCTACTCCGCCGCCCCCGGCGACCTCGTCGAGATGTATCAACACGCGCAAGGAACGGACAAGGGCGACGGGAAAGGGGGCGTCTGGTACTTCTTCACCCCTGCCCGTCGTCACCAGACCAAAGGCGGCCGCGGTGGCGGGAGGCGACAGCGTGGCGTGGCCGACGCCGGCGAGGGTTACTACTGGCACTCGGAGAAGGGCGGGATACCCGTGCTAGACAACCAAGGTAAACTCGTAGGCCATAGACGAAACCTCAGCTACGTCAAGAAGTTGCCGGGAGAGAAAGAGAGGATCAGGATCGGCTGGTGCATGAACGAGTACAGCGATGACAAGCAAGACGGCTTGGTGCTCTGCAAGGTCTGCGTGTCTCGTCACAGGAGCGAGACCACATACCACGAGGTAATCAATGCTCCCGGTTCcaggaaaaggaaggccgccgACGTCCAGCACCCGGATGCTCCACGTCCCCAAACCCCACGCCGCCAGGAACCGCCGATCGTCCAACAACCCGGGATGCTTCACGAGTATGGGCGCTGGTTCATGTCCGACGAAGGCGAGACGTTCTTGCCGCCCGGAGCTGTGGACGACGGAAGCGTGGATCCAGGCGGGTTCTTCACCGACGACATGCTTCAAGATTTTCCCGTGCTCCATGACGCTGTGGTGGCGCAGGGGTTCTTGCCCGGCAAACTCGACGGCGAAGTCCAAGAAGGCACTAGTGCTGCAGATGATGAAGACGAGGCCTTCCGGTGCACGTTAGATGAGCTGCTCGGCTTGTGCGACGACACGACTGTACTAGTCTAG